From a region of the Paralichthys olivaceus isolate ysfri-2021 chromosome 4, ASM2471397v2, whole genome shotgun sequence genome:
- the nkx2.7 gene encoding NK2 transcription factor related 7: MHPSSTSTSTPFSVKDILRLEQHRDFENEFLMMDQVVPMQHHHHHHHQQQQHMLAASRSRDFYDSRSEPCVSGTQEKLDAHNSAAEDEINEQDTSGLDSSPGSDRSAQQQQQSRSRLRRKPRVLFSQPQVSELERRFRQQRYLSAPEREQLARILKLTSTQVKIWFQNRRYKCKRQRQDKSLELGYPPAPRRVAVPVLVRDGKLCGAGSHSSPYNGTMGHYNPVFASSSAYGCGYHSLSPAANMGAAHMSNNQLVDLTGAGEGPFSHGHFQASLQGLIGW, translated from the exons ATGCATCCCAGTTCAACCTCAACCTCGACACCCTTTTCCGTCAAGGATATTTTGAGGCTGGAGCAGCACAGGGACTTTGAGAACGAATTTCTGATGATGGACCAAGTTGTTCCAAtgcaacatcatcatcatcatcatcatcaacagcagcagcacatgctCGCTGCGTCCAGGAGCAGGGACTTTTATGACAGCCGGTCAGAGCCGTGCGTCTCCGGGACGCAGGAGAAGCTCGACGCTCACAACTCAGCAGCAGAGGATGAGATAAATGAGCAGG ACACCAGCGGACTGGACAGTTCTCCCGGCAGCGACAGGAgcgcgcagcagcagcagcagagccgaTCCAGGCTGCGCAGGAAGCCGCGGGTCCTCTTCTCCCAGCCCCAAGTGTCCGAGCTGGAGAGGCGCTTCAGGCAGCAGCGCTACCTGTCCGCCCCGGAGAGAGAGCAGCTGGCCCGCATCCTCAAGCTCACCTCCACGCAGGTGAAGATCTGGTTCCAGAACCGCAGGTACAAGTGTAAGCGGCAGAGGCAGGACAAGTCCTTGGAGCTTGGGTATCCACCTGCGCCCAGGAGGGTGGCGGTGCCGGTGCTGGTGCGGGACGGAAAACTCTGCGGCGCGGGCTCACACTCGTCCCCTTACAATGGGACTATGGGACATTACAACCCGGTGTTTGCCAGCAGCAGCGCGTACGGCTGCGGTTATCACAGCTTGTCTCCTGCGGCCAACATGGGCGCTGCGCACATGTCCAACAACCAGCTGGTGGATCTAACAGGAGCCGGCGAGGGGCCCTTCAGCCACGGACACTTCCAGGCTTCATTACAGGGACTGATAGGCTGGTGA
- the nkx3-1 gene encoding homeobox protein Nkx-3.1: protein MDMSDTVKPRTSFLIEDILSIKDSTRFNGKCSSQKMERCSSWEEEESEKLTEKLCAQETVSGEHSGSLNTSCPITPESRSMFTTGKQRRSRAAFTHLQVLELEKKFNHQKYLSAPERAHLANALRLTETQVKIWFQNRRYKTKRKQQTSEFSKDVYRAEGLREELVRSSLITSFCKAYQYRPYLWDYSGPWGPTLW from the exons ATGGACATGTCTGATACAGTTAAACCTCGGACTTCCTTCCTCATAGAGGACATCCTGTCCATCAAGGACAGCACGAGATTTAATGGCAAATGCAGTTCacagaagatggagagatgTTCGTcgtgggaggaggaagagtctgAAAAGTTGACAGAGAAACTCTGTGCTCAGGAGACAGTGTCTGGAGAACACTCAG GGTCTCTGAACACCTCCTGTCCCATCACCCCAGAGTCCAGAAGTATGTTCACCACAGGGAAACAAAGACGCTCTCGAGCTGCGTTCACACACCTCCAAGTGCTGGAACTGGAGAAGAAATTTAACCACCAGAAATACCTGTCAGCCCCGGAGCGGGCTCACCTGGCCAACGCCCTGAGACTGACTGAGACCCAGGTGAAAATCTGGTTTCAGAACCGGAGGTACAAAACCAAACGAAAGCAGCAGACGTCAGAGTTCAGTAAGGATGTGTACAGAGCCGAGGGCCTGAGAGAGGAATTAGTGCGGTCGTCCCTGATCACCTCTTTCTGCAAAGCTTACCAGTACAGACCCTACCTGTGGGACTACAGTGGCCCCTGGGGACCAACGTTATGGTGA
- the slc25a37 gene encoding mitoferrin-1: MELSSERAAAALEMPQSQKDDGPFNSDSDGDYESLPPHVSVATHMTAGAVAGILEHTVMYPVDSVKTRMQSLQPDRNAQYRSVYEALKRIIQTEGIFRPLRGLNITMMGAGPAHALYFACYERVKRSLSDVIQRGGNSHLANGMAGSVATVLHDAVMNPAEVIKQRMQMYNSPYRGLWDCVQTITRTEGIGAFYRSYSTQLTMNIPFQAVHFITYELMQEQLNPHRHYHPGSHIVSGAAAGAISAAITTPLDVCKTLLNTQENVALNSMKISGHLTGMANTFRTVYRLGGMAAFFKGVQARVIYQMPSTAIAWSVYEFFKYFLTKQ, translated from the exons ATGGAGCTGAGCTCGGAGCGTGCGGCGGCAGCGCTGGAGATGCCGCAGAGCCAGAAAGACGACGGGCCTTTTAACAGCGACAGCGACGGCGACTACGAGAGCTTGCCGCCTCATGTCTCGGTGGCGACCCACATGACAGCGGGAGCCGTGGCTGGCATCCTGGAGCACACGGTGATGTACCCCGTGGACTCCGTCAAG ACAAGGATGCAGAGCCTGCAGCCGGACCGGAACGCACAGTACAGAAGTGTTTATGAGGCTCTGAAACGGATCATTCAGACAGAGGGGATCTTCAGGCCTCTGAGGGGCCTCAACATCACCATGATGGGAGCGGGGCCGGCCCATGCCCTCTACTTCGCCTGCTACGAGCGGGTCAAACGCTCACTAAGTGACGTCATTCAGAGGGGAGGCAACAGCCATTTAGCCAACG GTATGGCAGGTAGTGTGGCCACTGTGCTCCATGATGCAGTCATGAATCCAGCTGAAG TGATAAAGCAGCGGATGCAAATGTACAACTCTCCATATCGAGGACTTTGGGACTGTGTTCAAACAATAACACGGACCGAGGGCATCGGAGCGTTCTACCGCAGCTACAGCACGCAGCTGACCATGAACATCCCCTTCCAGGCTGTTCATTTCATCACCTATGAGCTGATGCAGGAACAGTTAAACCCCCACAGACATTACCACCCCGGCAGCCACATAGTGTCGGGAGCAGCGGCCGGAGCCATCTCTGCAGCGATAACTACTCCGCTCGACGTTTGTAAAACGCTGCTCAACACACAAGAGAATGTAGCACTGAACTCCATGAAAATCAGCGGCCACTTAACAGGAATGGCTAACACCTTCAGGACAGTGTACCGGCTTGGTGGAATGGCAGCCTTCTTCAAAGGGGTCCAAGCAAGGGTTATATACCAGATGCCCTCCACCGCCATCGCCTGGTCCGTGTATGAGTTCTTCAAGTACTTCCTGACGAAACAGTAG